Proteins from a genomic interval of Acomys russatus chromosome 19, mAcoRus1.1, whole genome shotgun sequence:
- the Leutx gene encoding paired-like homeodomain transcription factor LEUTX — protein sequence MALQDAFHRTMFPDQQEIQELASRLQLNDVVVQMWFKNQQQKIVTQQRNYQGNSSLGASNHVNLMKGASSSQAMGLDISQICLGSSMPPWASVPQDIDTLVKMYDLPGDEDPESFDKYLPPGCLD from the exons ATGGCACTGCAAGATGCTTTCCACAGGACCATGTTCCCAGACCAGCAGGAAATCCAGGAACTGGCTTCAAGACTCCAGCTTAATGATGTGGTAGTGCAG atGTGGTTTAAAAATCAGCAACAAAAAATTGTGACACAGCAGAGAAACTATCAGGGGAATTCATCACTGGGAGCATCCAACCACGTCAATCTAATGAAAGGAGCATCATCCAGCCAGGCCATG GGTTTGGACATCTCACAAATCTGCCTGGGGAGTTCCATGCCTCCCTGGGCATCTGTGCCCCAGGACATAGACACGTTAGTGAAAATGTATGACTTACCTGGGGATGAGGACCCTGAAAGTTTTGATAAGTATCTTCCCCCTGGGTGCCTTGACTGA